A single genomic interval of Lewinellaceae bacterium harbors:
- the gltB gene encoding glutamate synthase large subunit: protein MKDLSDQRGLYVPEMEKDSCGTGLIAQLNGTKSHQLIEDALLMLSNMEHRGACGCEPNTGDGAGILIQLPDLFFRNWWKSQGIILPEFGKYAVGFLFLPKDPAAQQYSKAIFESCIEEMNMEVIGYRPVPTNPEGLGKSALAVEPYMEQIFLRSKENLEPKVFERKLLVLRKYGTHQVHNAEPELKDFFYLCSLSYKTIVYKGQLTTHQLSTYYPDLHHPDVVSAIALIHSRFSTNTFPKWKLAQPFRYIAHNGEINTITGNLNWWKARESLLESSFFSSEDLEKMLPICYEGLSDSGSFDNVLEFMFLNGRSFPHALMTMIPEAWQHDDLMADYKKAFYEYHETLMEPWDGPASICFSDGIVVGATLDRNGLRPSRYTLLDDNTLIVASETGALPVDQSRVVFKGRLQPGKMLIADLDEHRIIGDDDLKARVCKNKPYQEWLKEHKLYLRDLPAAGSGPQAPDYACSLMERQKMFGFTREDLKYFLQPMAKSGDEPIGSMGTDTPLAILSHKPQHLANYFKQLFAQVTNPPIDPIRERNVMSLFTHLGPSGQVLKLVPENCKQIHLDQPVLTRGDLARLEHTRAKGFHMHRLESVFGTNNAPGILEAAIDALCEEADMAVQNGASILVISDENADHRHIPIPSLLITGALHHHLIRKGLRTKTSIITCSGDVREAHHFAALIGFGADAVLPYLAFESIEDLYFSGELDTEKPLDYYQEKYIKSVGKGLLKIISKIGISTLKSYKGAQIFEIIGLNREVVNKCFKGTISRIEGLGFDGIAREAHEKWVDAIRPEIEPQLPVGGLMQWKKDGEFHLFNPQTIHLLQKATRTNDFKVFRKYADLINDQATQACTLRGLLDFQGQEPIPVSEVEPVENILKRFSTGAMSFGSISHEAHSTLAIAMNRIGAKSNSGEGGEDEIRFEPKPNGDWERSAVKQVASGRFGVTSYYLTNAAELQIKMAQGAKPGEGGQLPGHKVDEWIARVRHSTPGVGLISPPPHHDIYSIEDLAQLIFDLKNSNRDARINVKLVSKAGVGVIASGVTKAHADVILISGHDGGTGASPITSIRHAGLPWELGVAEAQQTLVRNKLRDRVVLQTDGQMRTGRDLAIAALLGAEEWGVATAALVVEGCIMMRKCHLNTCPVGIATQDETLRGRFTGDPDHVVNFFTFLAQDLREIMASLGFRTVNEMIGHVEKLRFRREVGHWKYNLVDLSPLLVPAKADEPVHTFHCVGQDHGMENILDWQLLKRAQLTLETGANISSVIEIKNTDRAVGTLLSNEISKIYKKEGLPQDSIVFRFRGSAGQSFGAFAAKGLKFILEGEANDYFGKGLSGARLVVTHDRDAHFDPGKNIIIGNVAFYGATSGEAYIKGMAGERFCVRNSGVKAVVEGVGDHCCEYMTGGRVVVLGSTGKNFAAGMSGGIAYVYDPAGTFHLLCNQETVDLEPLTLEDQIELRQLVREHCWQTSSAKAFDILGDWNDEVQCFVKVMPREYKRVLEQQLRKTAAGIPSIVKSA, encoded by the coding sequence ATGAAGGACCTCTCTGACCAGAGGGGACTTTACGTGCCTGAAATGGAAAAAGACTCGTGCGGTACAGGCTTAATCGCACAGTTGAATGGCACCAAGTCCCATCAACTCATTGAAGATGCCCTTTTGATGCTCAGCAATATGGAGCATAGGGGGGCTTGTGGCTGCGAACCCAACACGGGTGACGGCGCAGGTATATTGATCCAGCTTCCGGATCTATTCTTTCGCAATTGGTGGAAATCACAGGGGATTATCCTGCCCGAGTTTGGAAAATATGCCGTAGGATTTCTCTTTTTACCAAAGGACCCGGCTGCACAACAGTACAGCAAAGCGATCTTTGAATCCTGTATCGAAGAAATGAATATGGAAGTCATCGGCTACCGTCCGGTGCCTACCAACCCAGAGGGACTGGGCAAGAGTGCATTGGCTGTAGAGCCCTATATGGAACAGATATTCCTTCGGTCCAAAGAAAATCTCGAACCCAAAGTATTCGAAAGGAAGCTACTGGTACTACGTAAATATGGAACCCATCAGGTACATAATGCAGAACCGGAACTGAAGGATTTTTTCTACCTGTGCAGCTTATCCTATAAGACCATCGTATACAAGGGGCAACTGACGACACACCAGCTGTCAACTTATTATCCGGATCTTCATCATCCGGATGTAGTCAGTGCTATTGCCCTGATCCACTCCCGTTTTTCGACCAATACTTTCCCCAAGTGGAAGCTGGCCCAGCCCTTCCGCTATATCGCGCATAATGGTGAGATTAATACCATTACCGGTAACCTAAACTGGTGGAAGGCTCGAGAAAGCCTGCTCGAGTCTTCCTTTTTCTCATCAGAAGATCTGGAAAAAATGTTACCCATCTGTTATGAGGGACTATCAGATTCCGGTTCATTTGATAATGTACTGGAGTTCATGTTCCTCAATGGCAGGTCATTCCCGCATGCCTTGATGACCATGATTCCGGAAGCCTGGCAGCATGACGATCTCATGGCTGATTACAAAAAAGCCTTCTACGAATACCACGAGACCCTGATGGAACCATGGGATGGTCCGGCCAGCATCTGCTTCAGTGACGGCATCGTGGTAGGCGCTACCCTGGACCGCAACGGTCTCAGGCCTTCCCGATACACCTTACTGGATGACAATACCCTGATTGTGGCATCCGAGACCGGGGCGCTGCCGGTCGATCAAAGCCGGGTGGTTTTTAAAGGCCGGTTACAGCCGGGTAAAATGTTGATTGCTGACCTTGATGAGCACCGCATCATTGGTGATGACGATCTGAAAGCAAGGGTTTGCAAGAACAAACCCTACCAGGAATGGCTGAAGGAACATAAGCTTTACCTACGCGATTTGCCTGCTGCCGGCTCCGGGCCACAAGCGCCGGATTATGCGTGCAGCCTGATGGAGCGTCAGAAGATGTTCGGATTTACCCGTGAGGATTTGAAATATTTTTTGCAGCCGATGGCCAAGAGCGGTGACGAACCGATCGGGTCAATGGGTACCGACACTCCACTGGCGATTCTCTCGCACAAACCACAACACCTGGCCAATTACTTCAAACAATTATTTGCTCAGGTCACAAATCCGCCAATCGACCCGATCCGGGAACGCAATGTCATGTCACTGTTTACTCACCTCGGGCCCAGTGGCCAGGTGCTTAAACTGGTACCTGAAAATTGTAAACAAATCCACCTCGATCAACCCGTGTTAACACGGGGCGATCTTGCCAGGCTGGAACATACCAGGGCAAAAGGATTTCACATGCATCGCCTGGAATCCGTTTTTGGGACGAACAATGCTCCCGGGATACTGGAAGCGGCGATTGACGCTCTTTGCGAAGAAGCCGATATGGCAGTTCAAAACGGAGCAAGTATTCTGGTAATCAGTGATGAAAATGCCGATCACCGTCACATTCCTATCCCTTCATTGCTCATTACTGGCGCACTTCATCATCACTTGATACGCAAAGGTTTACGAACTAAAACTTCAATCATCACTTGCAGTGGAGACGTGCGGGAAGCACATCATTTTGCTGCGTTGATAGGTTTTGGCGCTGATGCCGTTTTGCCTTATCTCGCTTTTGAATCGATTGAAGACCTTTACTTCTCCGGTGAACTGGATACGGAAAAGCCACTTGACTATTATCAGGAGAAATACATCAAATCCGTCGGTAAAGGACTGCTGAAGATTATATCCAAGATCGGCATCTCCACCTTAAAATCGTACAAGGGAGCTCAGATCTTTGAAATCATCGGCTTAAACCGGGAAGTCGTCAATAAATGCTTTAAAGGGACTATAAGCCGGATTGAAGGATTAGGATTTGATGGCATTGCCCGGGAGGCCCATGAAAAATGGGTGGATGCCATCCGGCCAGAGATCGAACCACAACTACCGGTGGGAGGTCTCATGCAATGGAAAAAAGATGGTGAATTTCACTTGTTCAATCCTCAGACCATCCACCTGCTGCAAAAAGCAACCAGGACCAATGACTTCAAAGTGTTCAGGAAATATGCCGACCTTATCAATGACCAGGCCACCCAGGCCTGTACATTAAGAGGTTTATTGGACTTTCAGGGTCAGGAGCCGATACCAGTAAGCGAAGTGGAACCTGTGGAAAATATCCTGAAAAGGTTTTCTACCGGCGCGATGTCATTTGGCTCCATTTCGCATGAAGCACATTCCACGCTGGCAATAGCAATGAATCGTATCGGCGCGAAGTCGAATAGTGGTGAGGGAGGAGAAGATGAAATCCGTTTTGAACCCAAGCCCAATGGCGACTGGGAACGCTCAGCGGTAAAGCAGGTAGCCTCAGGTCGATTTGGGGTAACCAGCTATTACCTGACCAATGCTGCCGAATTGCAAATCAAAATGGCCCAGGGCGCCAAACCAGGTGAAGGAGGCCAGCTACCAGGACACAAAGTCGATGAATGGATAGCCCGGGTTAGGCATTCCACTCCCGGAGTAGGACTGATATCTCCCCCTCCCCACCACGACATCTACTCCATTGAGGATCTGGCTCAACTCATTTTTGATTTGAAAAACTCAAACCGGGATGCGCGAATTAACGTCAAACTGGTTTCCAAAGCCGGTGTTGGTGTCATTGCTTCAGGGGTGACCAAAGCACATGCTGATGTAATCCTGATCAGTGGTCACGACGGTGGTACCGGGGCATCCCCGATTACTTCCATTCGCCATGCGGGATTACCATGGGAACTGGGGGTTGCAGAAGCACAACAAACACTCGTGAGGAATAAGCTAAGAGACCGGGTGGTACTGCAAACGGATGGTCAGATGCGTACCGGCAGAGACCTTGCCATTGCAGCATTACTGGGAGCTGAAGAATGGGGTGTTGCTACGGCAGCGCTGGTTGTGGAAGGCTGTATCATGATGCGCAAATGCCATTTGAATACCTGTCCGGTAGGAATAGCCACTCAGGATGAGACTTTGCGCGGTCGCTTTACAGGCGATCCGGACCATGTGGTGAACTTTTTCACTTTCCTTGCACAGGATCTGAGAGAAATCATGGCAAGCCTGGGCTTCCGAACCGTAAATGAAATGATCGGCCATGTTGAAAAGCTGCGATTCCGCCGTGAGGTAGGTCACTGGAAATACAATCTGGTTGATCTTAGTCCGCTGCTTGTTCCGGCTAAAGCCGATGAACCGGTACACACCTTCCATTGTGTAGGTCAGGATCATGGAATGGAGAACATCCTGGACTGGCAATTATTGAAGCGAGCCCAGTTGACTCTGGAGACCGGAGCCAATATCAGCAGTGTAATTGAGATCAAAAATACCGACCGTGCAGTAGGTACCTTGTTGTCGAACGAGATCTCAAAAATTTACAAGAAAGAAGGGCTTCCCCAGGATAGCATTGTCTTCCGTTTCCGTGGATCCGCAGGCCAGAGTTTTGGTGCTTTTGCGGCCAAGGGCCTGAAGTTCATCCTGGAGGGTGAAGCCAACGATTATTTTGGGAAAGGACTTTCCGGAGCACGCCTGGTGGTGACTCATGACCGGGATGCCCATTTCGATCCGGGCAAAAATATTATTATTGGAAACGTAGCATTTTATGGAGCAACCTCAGGGGAAGCATACATCAAAGGCATGGCCGGAGAGCGTTTTTGCGTGCGTAATTCAGGGGTGAAAGCCGTCGTGGAAGGCGTGGGTGATCATTGCTGCGAATACATGACCGGAGGTCGAGTGGTTGTACTGGGCAGTACCGGCAAAAACTTCGCTGCCGGCATGAGCGGAGGCATCGCATATGTATATGACCCTGCCGGCACTTTCCATTTGCTCTGTAATCAGGAGACGGTTGATCTGGAACCACTGACCCTCGAAGATCAGATTGAATTGCGACAATTGGTCCGTGAACATTGCTGGCAGACCAGTAGTGCAAAAGCTTTTGACATTCTGGGAGATTGGAATGATGAGGTCCAGTGTTTTGTAAAGGTGATGCCGAGAGAGTATAAGCGCGTCCTGGAGCAGCAGTTGCGGAAGACTGCCGCAGGCATCCCTTCTATTGTTAAATCTGCTTAA
- a CDS encoding beta-glucosidase: MIRFPDNFTWGSATSAYQIEGAADLDGKGPSIWDAFCTIPGKVFQGQNGKIACDHYHQMEDDVSLMRQAGLKAYRFSISWPRLMPAGRGMINKEGIAFYSRMIDKLLEAGIEPWVTLYHWDLPLALQLEENGWLGPALPGLFADYADLCYMHFGDRVKNWITLNEPWVVAMLGYGQGVFAPGRTSNADPYLAGHHLLLAHAYAVDRYRSKYQAKQNGRIGITNNCDWREPLTSSIEDQQAAQRALEFFLGWFADPVYFGDYPSSMRERVGGRLPEFQSGQHDLLRGSSDFFGLNHYTTMLAAESTTLPEGNPVYGNGGLSEDQNVSLSTDPAWPLTDMGWAVVPWGCRKLLHWIDHRYHHPEIVITENGCAYPDQVVDGQVHDQDRISFMRGYLSEIHRATLEGVRLSGYFAWSLMDNFEWALGYSKRFGLHYVDFDTLVRTPKDSARWYTNVIKNNGF; this comes from the coding sequence ATGATCCGGTTCCCGGACAATTTTACCTGGGGTTCAGCGACTTCAGCTTATCAAATCGAAGGAGCTGCTGACCTGGATGGCAAAGGACCTTCGATCTGGGATGCTTTCTGTACCATCCCCGGTAAAGTTTTTCAGGGTCAAAACGGAAAAATAGCCTGCGATCATTATCATCAGATGGAAGACGATGTGTCTTTGATGCGACAGGCAGGACTTAAGGCCTACCGGTTTTCCATATCCTGGCCAAGGCTTATGCCTGCCGGGCGTGGCATGATCAATAAGGAAGGTATAGCATTTTACTCCCGCATGATTGATAAGCTGCTGGAAGCAGGAATAGAACCCTGGGTGACTTTGTATCATTGGGATCTTCCTCTGGCATTACAGCTGGAAGAAAATGGCTGGCTAGGGCCGGCACTTCCCGGGCTGTTTGCAGATTATGCCGATCTCTGTTATATGCATTTCGGTGATCGTGTAAAAAACTGGATCACACTCAATGAACCATGGGTGGTGGCCATGCTGGGATATGGTCAGGGTGTCTTTGCCCCCGGCAGAACTTCAAATGCCGATCCCTACCTGGCCGGACATCATTTGCTTCTGGCCCACGCCTATGCAGTAGATCGTTACCGATCGAAATACCAGGCAAAACAAAATGGCAGAATCGGAATCACCAACAATTGCGATTGGCGAGAACCTCTGACGAGTAGTATCGAGGATCAGCAGGCAGCTCAGCGGGCACTTGAGTTTTTCCTGGGATGGTTCGCTGATCCCGTTTATTTTGGTGATTATCCCTCTTCAATGCGTGAAAGGGTTGGAGGCCGCTTGCCTGAATTCCAATCCGGTCAACATGACCTGCTTCGTGGCTCTTCCGATTTCTTCGGTCTGAATCATTATACGACTATGCTTGCTGCAGAGTCCACGACTTTACCGGAAGGTAACCCGGTATATGGAAACGGAGGGCTGAGTGAAGACCAGAATGTAAGCCTCTCTACCGATCCTGCCTGGCCCTTGACCGATATGGGATGGGCCGTGGTCCCCTGGGGTTGCCGAAAATTGCTGCACTGGATCGATCATCGTTATCACCACCCCGAGATTGTAATCACTGAAAACGGCTGTGCATATCCGGATCAAGTGGTTGATGGCCAGGTGCATGATCAGGACCGTATTTCCTTTATGCGTGGTTATTTGTCGGAAATCCACCGGGCCACTCTGGAAGGTGTCCGGCTCAGCGGGTATTTTGCATGGTCCCTGATGGACAACTTCGAGTGGGCATTGGGTTATAGCAAGCGCTTTGGGCTGCATTATGTTGATTTCGACACCTTGGTAAGGACGCCCAAGGATTCTGCACGCTGGTACACCAATGTCATTAAAAACAATGGATTTTAG
- a CDS encoding glutamate synthase subunit beta has product MGDPKGFLNYTRELPLSRPPEERIHDYKEIYESFPKAKTIQQAARCMDCGTPFCHMGCPLGNVIPEFNDAVYQEKWETAFKILESTNNFPEFTGRICPAPCEGSCVLGINQPAVAIEHIEKSIAEVAWERGYYQPRPPLSRTGKKVAVIGSGPSGLAAADQMNKAGHLVTLFERKDRFGGLLRYGIPDFKLEKWVLDRRLKLMEESGVIFKSNINVGVDISAAELTDAYDAIILCGGSTIPRDLNIPGRELKGVHFAMEFLEQNNRRVAGDSVDGAGRIYAEGKHVIVIGGGDTGSDCVGTSNRHGAATITQLEIMGKPPVDRPATNPWPEWPLILRTSSSHDEGCERQWAVSSKSFVDDGSGKIKALRIVDIAWELNDEGRTVLKEISGSERELPADLVFLAMGYLHPQHQGLLDELGVTYDNRGNVSANDFQTNVDKVFSAGDMRRGQSLVVWAIHEGRQAAQAAHQFLMQEA; this is encoded by the coding sequence ATGGGTGATCCAAAAGGATTTCTAAACTATACACGGGAATTGCCTTTATCCCGGCCGCCGGAAGAAAGGATTCATGATTACAAAGAGATCTATGAATCATTCCCCAAAGCAAAAACCATCCAGCAGGCAGCCCGTTGCATGGATTGTGGCACACCCTTCTGTCATATGGGATGTCCACTGGGCAATGTCATACCTGAATTTAATGATGCCGTCTATCAGGAGAAGTGGGAAACTGCCTTTAAGATCCTGGAATCTACAAACAACTTTCCTGAATTTACCGGCCGCATCTGCCCTGCTCCCTGTGAAGGATCCTGCGTATTGGGTATCAACCAGCCAGCCGTTGCCATCGAGCATATCGAAAAGAGTATTGCGGAAGTCGCCTGGGAGCGTGGTTATTATCAACCACGACCTCCTTTGAGCCGTACCGGTAAAAAAGTGGCTGTGATCGGTTCTGGCCCATCCGGACTGGCAGCTGCTGATCAGATGAACAAAGCAGGACACTTGGTCACCCTTTTTGAAAGGAAGGACCGTTTTGGAGGATTGCTGCGTTACGGCATACCTGACTTTAAACTGGAAAAATGGGTGCTGGACCGACGGCTGAAACTAATGGAAGAAAGCGGGGTGATCTTTAAATCCAACATCAATGTTGGGGTCGATATTTCAGCAGCAGAACTTACTGACGCCTATGACGCGATCATCCTTTGTGGAGGATCAACCATTCCCAGGGATTTGAACATTCCCGGCCGCGAACTTAAGGGCGTACATTTTGCCATGGAATTTCTGGAACAAAATAACCGTCGAGTTGCGGGAGATTCCGTAGATGGCGCCGGAAGAATTTATGCGGAAGGGAAGCACGTTATTGTTATCGGCGGTGGCGATACCGGTTCAGACTGCGTAGGTACGTCCAACCGGCATGGGGCAGCCACCATCACTCAGCTGGAGATCATGGGCAAACCGCCGGTCGACAGGCCAGCAACCAACCCCTGGCCGGAATGGCCATTGATCTTACGGACTTCATCCAGTCACGATGAAGGCTGTGAACGACAATGGGCTGTGAGCAGCAAGTCGTTTGTAGACGATGGCTCAGGAAAGATCAAAGCGCTGCGTATTGTAGACATCGCCTGGGAATTAAATGATGAAGGTCGCACGGTCTTAAAAGAAATTTCAGGTTCGGAGCGTGAATTGCCCGCTGACCTGGTCTTCCTCGCCATGGGCTACCTCCATCCCCAACACCAGGGTCTGCTGGATGAACTGGGGGTGACCTACGATAACCGGGGGAATGTATCAGCCAATGATTTTCAGACCAATGTCGACAAAGTATTTTCGGCCGGTGATATGCGACGGGGACAATCCCTGGTGGTCTGGGCGATTCATGAAGGAAGACAAGCAGCCCAGGCAGCACATCAATTTTTGATGCAGGAAGCGTAA
- a CDS encoding DUF4918 family protein, producing the protein MTTFGENVIRFHLSLTPDWNIPPEYELLFPFGSKETRQAFTAFYEKYYADADSRYFVFGINPGRFGAGITGVPFTDPIRLETIAGIPNPFQKKAELSSIFIYQVIEALHGLHAFTGSYYITSLCPLGFVKDGKNFNYYDDRNLQESVRPHIIDNINQQIAFGARRDRAFSLGMGKNAQFFTQLNEEYGWFKEVVPLPHPRWVMQYRRKQLDHFIDLFKEKWPT; encoded by the coding sequence ATGACGACATTTGGGGAGAACGTGATCCGTTTTCATTTATCCCTCACCCCGGACTGGAACATACCACCCGAATATGAATTGCTCTTTCCTTTCGGATCGAAGGAAACCCGGCAGGCTTTTACTGCATTTTATGAAAAGTATTACGCAGATGCGGATTCCCGGTATTTTGTATTCGGTATAAATCCAGGGCGTTTCGGGGCAGGCATCACGGGTGTACCATTCACAGATCCAATCCGTCTGGAAACCATAGCCGGAATCCCTAATCCGTTTCAGAAGAAAGCTGAGTTATCCAGTATTTTTATTTATCAGGTTATCGAGGCACTACATGGCTTGCATGCATTTACAGGATCCTATTACATCACTTCACTCTGTCCGCTGGGATTTGTGAAGGACGGCAAGAATTTTAATTACTACGATGACCGGAATCTGCAGGAATCGGTGCGTCCGCACATCATAGACAACATCAATCAGCAAATAGCATTTGGTGCGCGAAGGGATAGAGCTTTTAGTTTGGGAATGGGAAAAAATGCTCAGTTTTTTACTCAGCTGAATGAAGAGTACGGCTGGTTCAAAGAGGTCGTTCCGCTACCCCACCCCCGCTGGGTTATGCAATACAGGAGGAAACAACTGGATCACTTTATCGATCTATTCAAGGAAAAATGGCCTACCTGA
- a CDS encoding M1 family metallopeptidase codes for MNMKIVLNFFLFLLPVCLTGQNFTHQDTLRGSITPQRAWWDLRYYHLAVRVNPGDSTISGSNTVGFTALDAGDVMQIDLQYPMQINKATFQNKPLSYERQGNAYFIHLPGSVNKGQNEEIEVFFSGHPQVARRPPWDGGITWSRDKAGNPFVASSCQGLGASVWWPCKDHMYDEVDSMTIQVTVPDSLQDVSNGRLRKVSSAEKGWHTYTWAVVNPINNYGVNINIGDYVKWKDTLQGEKGTLDLSYYALLENEDAARSQFKQVKLMLRAFEYWFGPYPFYEDGYKIVETPYLGMEHQSSITYGNHYRNGYLGNDLSGTGWGLKFDFIIIHESAHEWFANNITYKDIADMWIHESFANYSESLYLEYYFGKQAGQEYVIGTRERIQNDQPIIGTYGVNHSGSGDMYYKGGNMLNTLRMIVNDDDKWRQILRTMNARFYHQTVTTEQIEKFLADETGNDLKAFFNQYLRDTRIPKFVYKIVDNQLQYRWEDVVTGFAMPILVSRDNRNFEWIKPTSKWQSMGINPNLKGISVDPNFYIEIENIGMPKD; via the coding sequence ATGAATATGAAGATCGTCTTGAACTTTTTTTTGTTTTTGTTACCCGTATGCCTAACCGGCCAAAATTTCACGCATCAGGACACACTGCGGGGATCCATCACACCCCAGCGGGCCTGGTGGGACCTCCGATACTATCACCTTGCAGTCCGTGTAAACCCTGGGGACAGTACTATTTCCGGATCAAATACGGTTGGATTTACTGCACTTGATGCGGGAGATGTCATGCAGATCGATCTGCAATATCCGATGCAAATTAACAAAGCAACCTTTCAGAATAAGCCATTGTCCTACGAACGCCAGGGGAATGCATATTTTATTCATCTGCCCGGATCAGTCAATAAAGGGCAGAATGAAGAAATTGAGGTGTTTTTCTCAGGACATCCACAGGTGGCCAGACGTCCACCCTGGGATGGAGGAATCACCTGGAGCCGGGATAAGGCTGGCAATCCTTTCGTTGCTTCATCTTGCCAGGGATTGGGAGCCAGTGTGTGGTGGCCCTGCAAGGATCACATGTATGACGAAGTTGACAGCATGACCATTCAGGTCACGGTACCGGATAGCCTGCAGGATGTTTCCAATGGCAGGTTACGAAAGGTATCCAGTGCTGAAAAAGGATGGCACACGTATACCTGGGCGGTGGTGAATCCCATCAATAATTATGGGGTTAATATCAATATCGGAGACTATGTTAAGTGGAAGGATACCCTGCAGGGAGAAAAAGGAACACTGGATCTGAGTTACTACGCATTGTTGGAGAATGAAGATGCAGCCCGTTCCCAATTTAAACAGGTTAAACTCATGCTGCGGGCCTTCGAATATTGGTTCGGTCCTTATCCTTTCTATGAAGATGGTTATAAGATCGTCGAAACGCCTTATCTGGGCATGGAACATCAAAGCTCCATCACCTACGGGAACCATTATCGCAACGGGTATTTGGGAAATGACCTATCCGGTACAGGTTGGGGACTGAAATTCGACTTCATTATTATCCATGAGTCTGCCCACGAATGGTTTGCCAATAACATTACCTACAAGGATATTGCAGACATGTGGATTCATGAGAGCTTTGCCAATTATTCGGAAAGCTTGTATCTGGAATATTACTTTGGAAAGCAGGCCGGTCAGGAATATGTCATCGGAACCAGAGAACGGATTCAAAACGATCAGCCAATCATTGGAACCTATGGAGTAAACCACTCCGGTTCGGGTGATATGTACTATAAAGGGGGTAATATGCTCAATACCCTGCGCATGATCGTCAATGATGATGACAAGTGGCGTCAAATTTTGCGAACCATGAACGCGCGCTTTTATCATCAGACGGTCACTACAGAGCAAATTGAAAAATTTCTGGCCGATGAAACCGGTAATGATCTGAAGGCCTTCTTCAATCAATACCTGCGAGATACCCGGATACCTAAATTCGTCTACAAGATTGTAGATAATCAGCTGCAATACCGGTGGGAAGATGTCGTGACAGGGTTTGCAATGCCTATTCTGGTCAGCCGGGATAATCGTAATTTTGAGTGGATAAAACCAACTTCTAAATGGCAATCAATGGGAATAAATCCCAATCTGAAAGGAATCAGCGTTGATCCTAATTTTTACATTGAAATCGAGAATATTGGAATGCCCAAGGACTAG